One window from the genome of Rufibacter tibetensis encodes:
- a CDS encoding DUF6588 family protein, with amino-acid sequence MKNPFLKLSLVALPVLGILLASPAAKAQEPIGEVIKAGQRDASILIKAYAEPGGRAMGHALNGGWFNSGKAMELGKFDVRVFVTAVFTPEDQTTFDVSKLNLERMKLSAGESPIAPTLFGDNEEGPQLEVQSNSPGERVIFRTPAGIGYRNVPIPMAQVSFGLIKDTEVAVRFVPKTTYEEYSAKLWGVGVKHGIKQYIPVLSAIPDFDIAVFGGFTSFETAADLEINPDPVAARSPSQQQPGYYDNQQLVFTTKAWTTSLVAAKTVGVLGVYGGVKYSHVISDINVNGRYPITAFKITPPNRYIVDTTDPVAVNIGDSQLGLTGGLRLKLSIFSIYAEGTWAKYPSATAGIGLGLY; translated from the coding sequence GGCTTTGCCGGTTCTTGGGATTTTGTTGGCCTCTCCTGCGGCAAAGGCGCAGGAACCTATTGGCGAAGTTATCAAGGCTGGTCAGAGAGATGCAAGCATTTTGATCAAGGCATACGCCGAACCAGGAGGTAGAGCTATGGGCCATGCCCTCAATGGAGGGTGGTTTAATTCCGGGAAGGCTATGGAGTTGGGGAAATTTGATGTTCGGGTTTTTGTGACAGCCGTTTTCACGCCCGAAGACCAGACTACCTTTGATGTTTCTAAACTAAATTTAGAGCGGATGAAGCTTTCTGCAGGAGAGTCTCCTATTGCGCCAACTCTTTTTGGAGATAATGAGGAAGGCCCTCAGTTAGAAGTGCAGTCCAATTCACCAGGGGAGAGAGTGATTTTCAGAACTCCGGCGGGGATAGGGTACCGCAATGTGCCCATTCCTATGGCACAAGTAAGTTTTGGTCTGATTAAAGACACAGAAGTAGCGGTGCGGTTTGTTCCAAAGACTACCTATGAAGAATACTCTGCAAAGCTGTGGGGAGTAGGGGTGAAGCACGGGATAAAGCAGTATATTCCTGTCCTGAGCGCCATTCCAGATTTTGACATTGCCGTCTTTGGTGGGTTTACCTCTTTTGAAACTGCCGCCGATTTAGAAATAAATCCAGACCCGGTTGCGGCTAGAAGTCCGTCGCAACAACAGCCGGGGTACTATGACAACCAACAACTGGTTTTTACCACTAAAGCTTGGACTACCAGTTTAGTTGCTGCTAAAACGGTAGGGGTGTTGGGTGTTTATGGCGGTGTTAAATACAGCCATGTTATAAGCGACATCAATGTGAATGGCCGCTATCCTATCACCGCTTTCAAGATTACGCCTCCTAACCGGTACATTGTGGATACCACAGACCCTGTGGCCGTAAACATAGGTGATAGCCAATTGGGTTTAACTGGCGGGTTGCGCCTGAAGTTGTCTATCTTCTCCATCTATGCCGAGGGCACATGGGCAAAATATCCATCTGCTACTGCTGGTATTGGGTTGGGGTTGTATTAA
- a CDS encoding SusC/RagA family TonB-linked outer membrane protein, whose amino-acid sequence MKKALLFSFVLFLTLMTQAWAQNRTVTGRVTDAQTGEGMPGVTVQLKGSTTASPTDVNGAYSISVPNTGGTLVFSFIGFTNQEVAIGNQSTVNVRLSTDAETLQEVVVTGYSTSTQQAFTGSAKVVSGANLERKNVANVSQALAGEVAGVRVINTSGQPGTVATIRIRGLGSVNGSRDPLYVVDGVPFLGSINSINPSDIESTTVLKDAAATAIYGSRGANGVVVITTRSGRGKKSFIEADANFGTNMQLLPRYETIKSPEQYIALGWEGLYNYPNTGTAADRITYANTNLFSNSGVRTGYNLWNAANGAELIDPATKMVREGVTRKYDPENWEDYAFQNAARREYNVKLGGSSGRTSYFTSFGYLDDQGYSIASDYERLTARLNLRQEVTQWLTGGINFNYAKSETNEGGQTSDSGSIFWFVDNIPSIYPLFKRDAAGGLIPDPFFEGSNVYDYGAEGNFARGFGGLTNSIADATYNTRRHNRDEINGNANLDFNIIEGLTFENRVGVQYYHNKYGFLNNKFYGSAAGQQGSLGLTRTERFSYNLLNLLRYSKSFGQHGIEALAAHEATDYEQNIFSASGYRLVDPNILELSNAVVKNPTQNSYTTRYTLESYFGQVNYDFAKKYFLSATIRRDGSSRFVNEKWGTFGSLGAAWLVSGEDFMSSLGFISNLKLKASYGLIGDQAGVGVYSGYDLYNVDNVNNQPGFSFATKGNPDLTWETSRMFQTGVEFELGKYVEASLDYYIKNTENLIFDIRTAPSLGYAILTSNAGKLQNKGFEFDVTGHVLQTKDFRLDLSVNGEIFTNKITEMPLDPSTGAPKVIDVQGNYGWSEGHSIFDFYMREWAGVDPLDGRGRWTVHYVDANGNGSFNPGEQVSSLTDYLAKNPDQAGNILVGTTKVYSEATQKYVGKSPIPDVRGGFNLSAGYKGFDLSAQMLYSFGGYAYDAAYAGLMHSGVVGSNNWHVDILNRWQSAENPGNGNVPRLSNARDANVTSASTRFLTKSNYLSLNNVRLGYTVPASLTNRFGVGGVSVWVSGDNLWLNSARKGFNPSTAETGGSNTYLYSPLSTVTAGLRIKI is encoded by the coding sequence ATGAAGAAAGCTTTACTTTTCAGTTTTGTTTTGTTTCTAACGCTAATGACACAAGCGTGGGCTCAAAACAGAACTGTAACAGGACGAGTGACTGACGCACAAACGGGAGAGGGAATGCCTGGCGTGACAGTTCAACTCAAAGGCAGCACTACAGCATCACCTACCGATGTTAATGGCGCCTATTCTATCAGTGTGCCTAATACGGGCGGAACTTTAGTGTTCTCTTTCATTGGTTTTACAAACCAAGAAGTTGCCATAGGAAATCAATCTACAGTAAATGTGCGGCTATCCACTGATGCAGAAACTCTGCAAGAGGTAGTTGTGACTGGTTACTCAACTTCTACACAACAGGCTTTTACTGGATCTGCAAAAGTTGTAAGTGGCGCAAACTTAGAGAGAAAAAATGTTGCAAACGTCTCGCAAGCATTAGCAGGTGAAGTGGCAGGTGTTAGAGTAATTAACACAAGCGGGCAACCGGGTACAGTAGCTACAATTCGGATTCGTGGTTTAGGTTCAGTAAACGGAAGTAGAGATCCATTATATGTAGTTGACGGTGTTCCCTTTTTAGGAAGCATCAACTCAATCAATCCATCAGATATTGAGTCTACCACTGTTTTGAAGGATGCAGCAGCCACAGCCATCTATGGTTCAAGAGGTGCCAATGGCGTTGTGGTTATTACTACCAGAAGTGGCAGAGGTAAAAAGTCGTTTATTGAAGCTGATGCCAATTTTGGGACTAACATGCAGCTATTGCCTCGTTATGAGACAATTAAGTCTCCTGAGCAGTACATAGCATTGGGTTGGGAAGGACTTTATAACTACCCTAACACTGGTACTGCCGCTGATCGTATTACCTATGCAAATACAAATCTATTCTCCAATAGTGGTGTTAGAACAGGTTATAACTTATGGAATGCTGCAAACGGTGCCGAGTTGATTGATCCTGCCACTAAGATGGTAAGAGAAGGTGTGACTAGAAAATATGACCCAGAGAACTGGGAAGATTATGCCTTCCAGAACGCTGCTCGTAGAGAGTACAACGTTAAACTGGGTGGTTCCTCTGGAAGGACAAGCTACTTTACCTCCTTTGGGTATTTAGATGATCAAGGTTACTCTATTGCGTCTGATTATGAGCGTTTAACAGCCCGCTTGAATCTAAGACAAGAAGTAACGCAGTGGTTAACAGGTGGTATTAATTTTAACTATGCTAAATCTGAAACAAATGAAGGTGGTCAAACTTCAGACTCAGGGAGTATCTTCTGGTTTGTAGATAACATTCCTTCTATTTATCCTTTGTTTAAAAGAGATGCTGCTGGCGGATTAATTCCTGATCCTTTCTTTGAGGGGTCTAACGTATATGATTATGGTGCTGAAGGAAATTTTGCTAGAGGTTTTGGAGGGTTGACAAATTCGATTGCAGACGCTACTTATAATACAAGAAGGCATAATCGTGATGAGATTAACGGTAATGCTAACTTGGATTTCAACATTATAGAAGGTTTAACCTTTGAGAATAGAGTAGGGGTGCAGTATTACCACAACAAATATGGCTTCTTAAATAACAAGTTCTACGGGTCTGCTGCCGGACAACAAGGTTCTTTGGGTTTGACAAGAACAGAACGCTTTTCTTACAACTTGTTAAATTTATTGCGCTACTCTAAGTCTTTTGGGCAACACGGAATAGAAGCTTTGGCAGCCCATGAAGCAACAGATTATGAGCAAAACATATTTTCAGCTTCTGGTTATAGATTAGTAGATCCGAATATTCTAGAATTAAGTAATGCGGTTGTTAAAAACCCAACTCAGAACTCTTATACAACTAGATACACTTTGGAAAGCTATTTCGGGCAAGTGAATTACGACTTTGCCAAGAAGTATTTTTTATCTGCAACAATTAGAAGAGATGGCTCTTCAAGATTTGTCAATGAAAAGTGGGGAACATTTGGTTCCTTAGGAGCTGCTTGGCTTGTTTCAGGAGAAGACTTTATGAGCAGTTTAGGGTTCATAAGTAATTTGAAACTAAAAGCAAGCTATGGTTTAATTGGAGACCAAGCAGGTGTTGGGGTTTATTCAGGATATGACTTATATAATGTTGACAATGTGAACAACCAACCTGGTTTTTCATTTGCCACAAAAGGAAACCCTGATTTAACCTGGGAAACTTCCAGAATGTTCCAGACAGGGGTTGAGTTTGAACTTGGGAAATATGTAGAAGCATCTTTGGACTATTATATCAAAAATACTGAGAATTTGATCTTTGATATAAGAACTGCTCCATCTCTGGGATACGCTATCCTAACATCAAATGCAGGAAAACTTCAAAACAAAGGATTTGAATTTGATGTAACCGGGCATGTTTTGCAAACAAAGGATTTCCGTTTAGACCTAAGTGTTAATGGTGAAATCTTTACAAACAAAATAACCGAAATGCCACTAGATCCTTCAACAGGTGCGCCTAAGGTGATAGATGTACAAGGGAACTACGGTTGGTCAGAAGGCCATTCAATCTTTGATTTCTATATGCGCGAGTGGGCAGGGGTAGATCCTCTGGATGGCAGAGGCAGGTGGACTGTTCATTATGTTGATGCAAATGGAAATGGTTCATTTAACCCTGGCGAGCAGGTTTCTAGCTTAACAGATTACTTGGCTAAAAATCCAGACCAAGCAGGCAATATATTAGTTGGAACTACTAAAGTTTACTCAGAAGCAACACAGAAGTACGTTGGAAAGTCTCCTATTCCTGATGTTAGAGGTGGTTTTAATTTATCAGCAGGTTATAAAGGCTTTGACCTAAGTGCACAAATGCTATATAGCTTTGGTGGCTATGCTTATGATGCAGCGTACGCAGGCCTAATGCACAGTGGTGTTGTAGGTAGCAACAACTGGCATGTTGATATTCTTAACAGATGGCAAAGTGCTGAAAATCCTGGTAATGGAAATGTACCCCGTCTTTCCAATGCGAGAGATGCAAACGTGACCTCGGCTTCTACGCGATTCCTCACAAAGTCAAATTATTTATCTCTGAATAATGTGCGTCTTGGTTACACAGTTCCGGCAAGCCTGACCAATAGGTTTGGAGTAGGCGGAGTTTCAGTTTGGGTATCTGGAGATAACTTGTGGTTGAATAGTGCTCGCAAAGGATTTAACCCTTCTACCGCAGAGACAGGTGGTTCAAATACCTACCTTTATAGTCCTCTATCAACCGTAACGGCTGGTCTAAGAATAAAAATCTAA
- a CDS encoding RagB/SusD family nutrient uptake outer membrane protein, with the protein MKKQLYTIALAVLTVIASSCQEDFLEEQPNQQLSLEQLREAAKTDPSLLTAFVDGIYSTMYQSGTGGTTNHDDFGQKGYDIYADMLSSDMVLAGTTYGWYSNIARYQATKDFTVNAAYQPWRYYYRIIFGANSLIELLGGNDATQTDAGRTHLMGQAKALRAYAYFYLTQFYSTGYGNGSEKILPIYNTTTVPAQPKSTAAEVYEFMVKDLDAAIVALQGFNRTAKLQVDQTVAKGLLSYVLAARGTQADLQRVVTLTNEIVATTPYRILNPNEVVAQFDAAGQITNRTTAGFNNVASPSWIWGVDLLPAYGLNLISWWGQVDVFTYSYAWAGDPKSIDKSLYDAIRTGDIRKGQFISTNLQPRNKFFAPNRVIGQQRQVETDYVYMRLEEFVLLNAEAKAKLGQESLAKDALKTLLSKRMTTAADYLYVDALSGQALLNEIHLQTRIELWGEGKSYLSLKRNKRTVTRGTNHLFEAGNSFAWNSDELTFEIPQAEILNNPVLSE; encoded by the coding sequence ATGAAAAAGCAATTATATACAATAGCATTAGCTGTGCTTACAGTTATTGCCAGCAGTTGCCAGGAAGATTTTCTGGAGGAACAACCTAATCAACAGCTGTCGTTAGAGCAACTTAGGGAGGCTGCTAAAACAGATCCCTCTTTACTAACGGCGTTTGTTGATGGTATTTACTCAACTATGTATCAGTCTGGTACTGGTGGTACCACAAATCATGATGATTTCGGACAGAAGGGATATGATATATATGCTGATATGCTGTCTTCTGATATGGTGTTAGCAGGTACTACTTATGGTTGGTACTCCAACATTGCAAGATACCAGGCTACTAAAGATTTTACTGTCAATGCGGCTTATCAGCCTTGGAGATATTATTACCGAATCATCTTCGGTGCGAATTCCTTGATAGAACTTTTAGGTGGGAATGATGCAACGCAAACAGATGCTGGTAGAACCCACCTTATGGGGCAAGCAAAAGCATTGCGCGCTTATGCATATTTTTACTTAACTCAGTTCTACTCTACTGGATATGGTAATGGATCAGAAAAAATATTGCCAATCTATAACACAACTACTGTTCCTGCACAGCCAAAGAGTACAGCAGCTGAGGTGTATGAGTTCATGGTGAAAGATTTAGATGCCGCCATTGTTGCCTTGCAAGGGTTTAATAGAACTGCTAAGCTTCAGGTGGATCAAACAGTAGCGAAAGGCTTACTTTCTTATGTGCTTGCGGCACGTGGCACACAGGCAGATTTGCAAAGAGTGGTAACATTAACAAATGAAATCGTTGCTACTACACCCTACCGTATTTTAAATCCAAATGAAGTTGTTGCCCAGTTCGATGCAGCTGGTCAAATCACTAACCGCACAACAGCCGGATTCAACAATGTGGCGTCTCCAAGCTGGATTTGGGGTGTAGATCTTTTGCCAGCTTACGGGCTTAACCTTATTTCATGGTGGGGTCAGGTTGATGTGTTTACCTATAGCTATGCATGGGCTGGAGATCCTAAATCTATTGATAAAAGCTTGTATGATGCTATTCGTACTGGTGACATTAGAAAAGGGCAATTCATTTCCACTAATTTACAGCCAAGAAATAAATTCTTTGCTCCAAATAGAGTAATTGGCCAACAGCGTCAGGTAGAGACTGACTATGTATACATGCGCTTGGAAGAATTCGTGCTCTTGAATGCAGAAGCTAAAGCGAAACTAGGACAAGAAAGCCTGGCTAAAGATGCTTTAAAGACCTTACTTTCTAAGAGAATGACAACAGCAGCGGATTATCTTTATGTAGATGCCCTTAGTGGTCAGGCTCTGTTAAATGAAATTCATCTTCAAACTCGTATCGAGCTTTGGGGTGAAGGAAAATCTTACTTATCCCTTAAAAGAAATAAGAGAACTGTTACAAGAGGCACTAATCACTTGTTTGAGGCAGGAAATTCATTCGCTTGGAATTCTGATGAGCTTACATTTGAGATCCCTCAAGCAGAAATTCTTAATAATCCTGTTCTCTCTGAATAA